The proteins below are encoded in one region of Mus caroli chromosome 10, CAROLI_EIJ_v1.1, whole genome shotgun sequence:
- the Vip gene encoding VIP peptides isoform X2, which produces MEARSKPQFPAFLILFSVLFSQSLAWPLFGPPSVVRLDDRVQFEGAGDPDQVSLKADSDILQNPLAENDTPYYDVSRNARHADGVFTSDYSRLLGQISAKKYLESLIGKRISSISEDPVPIKRHSDAVFTDNYTRLRKQMAVKKYLNSILNGKRSSEGDSPDFLEELEK; this is translated from the exons ATGGAAGCCAGAAGCAAGCCTCAGTTCCCGGCATTCCTGATACTCTTCAGTGTGCTGTTCTCTCAGTCGCTGGCCTGGCCTCTCTTTGGACCACCTTCTGTAGTGAG gCTGGATGACAGGGTGCAGTTTGAAGGAGCAGGTGACCCTGACCAAGTCTCTTTAAAAGCAGACTCCGACATCTTGCAGAATCCCTTAGCAGAAAATGACACACCCTATTATGATGTGTCGAG AAATGCCAGGCATGCTGATGGAGTTTTCACCAGCGATTACAGCAGACTTCTGGGTCAGATTTCTGCCAAAAAATACCTTGAGTCACTCATTGGCAAACGAATCAG CAGCATCTCGGAAGATCCTGTGCCAATCAAACGACACTCTGATGCCGTCTTCACAGATAACTACACCCGCCTCAGGAAGCAAATGGCTGTGAAGAAATACCTGAACTCCATCCTGAATGGAAAGAGGAG CAGTGAGGGAGATTCTCCAGACTTTCttgaagagctggagaaatga
- the Vip gene encoding VIP peptides isoform X1, translated as MEARSKPQFPAFLILFSVLFSQSLAWPLFGPPSVVRLDDRVQFEGAGDPDQVSLKADSDILQNPLAENDTPYYDVSRNARHADGVFTSDYSRLLGQISAKKYLESLIGKRISSSISEDPVPIKRHSDAVFTDNYTRLRKQMAVKKYLNSILNGKRSSEGDSPDFLEELEK; from the exons ATGGAAGCCAGAAGCAAGCCTCAGTTCCCGGCATTCCTGATACTCTTCAGTGTGCTGTTCTCTCAGTCGCTGGCCTGGCCTCTCTTTGGACCACCTTCTGTAGTGAG gCTGGATGACAGGGTGCAGTTTGAAGGAGCAGGTGACCCTGACCAAGTCTCTTTAAAAGCAGACTCCGACATCTTGCAGAATCCCTTAGCAGAAAATGACACACCCTATTATGATGTGTCGAG AAATGCCAGGCATGCTGATGGAGTTTTCACCAGCGATTACAGCAGACTTCTGGGTCAGATTTCTGCCAAAAAATACCTTGAGTCACTCATTGGCAAACGAATCAG CAGCAGCATCTCGGAAGATCCTGTGCCAATCAAACGACACTCTGATGCCGTCTTCACAGATAACTACACCCGCCTCAGGAAGCAAATGGCTGTGAAGAAATACCTGAACTCCATCCTGAATGGAAAGAGGAG CAGTGAGGGAGATTCTCCAGACTTTCttgaagagctggagaaatga